A window from Hymenobacter volaticus encodes these proteins:
- a CDS encoding zinc ribbon domain-containing protein, whose amino-acid sequence MTSNTVATAPADVPVASKLEALLNLQRIDSQLDEIRRVRGDLPEEVRDLEDEIAGYEVRVSKFDEEIASLNDQIKQRKQNAKDAEGLIKRYEDQQQNVRNNREYEAIAKEIELQKLEIQISDKKIKEAQYQIELKNSDIAGTKQRLDERKKDLTNKKTELDVIVGESEADEKKLMEERATATQPVEERLLTAYTRIRGNVRNGLAVVTVKRDACGGCFNTVPPQRQADIISHKKIIVCEHCGRVLADVEARIS is encoded by the coding sequence ATGACTTCTAATACCGTCGCTACTGCCCCGGCCGATGTACCCGTTGCCAGCAAGCTAGAAGCCCTGCTCAACCTGCAACGCATTGACTCGCAGCTCGACGAAATCCGGCGCGTGCGCGGCGACTTGCCCGAAGAAGTGCGTGACTTGGAAGACGAAATTGCTGGCTACGAGGTGCGCGTAAGCAAGTTCGATGAGGAAATTGCTTCCCTCAACGACCAAATCAAGCAGCGCAAGCAAAACGCGAAAGACGCCGAAGGCCTCATCAAGCGCTACGAAGACCAGCAGCAGAACGTCCGCAACAACCGCGAATACGAGGCGATTGCCAAGGAAATCGAGTTGCAGAAGCTGGAAATCCAGATTTCCGACAAGAAAATCAAGGAAGCTCAGTACCAAATCGAACTAAAGAACTCCGACATCGCTGGCACCAAGCAGCGGTTGGATGAGCGCAAAAAAGACCTTACTAACAAAAAAACTGAGTTGGATGTCATCGTAGGCGAAAGCGAAGCTGATGAGAAAAAACTCATGGAAGAGCGTGCTACAGCTACGCAACCCGTGGAAGAGCGTCTGCTGACCGCCTATACCCGCATCCGCGGCAACGTACGCAACGGCCTAGCCGTGGTGACGGTAAAACGCGACGCTTGCGGTGGCTGCTTCAACACGGTTCCCCCACAGCGGCAGGCCGACATTATCTCGCACAAAAAAATCATCGTGTGCGAGCACTGCGGCCGGGTTTTGGCTGATGTGGAAGCCCGCATTTCTTAA
- a CDS encoding tetratricopeptide repeat protein, which translates to MKFPAEVRQKFRSRIPRIAVLLALFLAHCSETLGAPLPEALQPEGVALNALTPRQARAYAEVLKMRPDAARALLQETATNSAGTLLVQDCLSITELMVSQDASRYNATIEAQDQRLETLEKARETGALPQYAQAEIRLHQAAAQVAFGHEVQGAWNLRQAYQQMQATVKRYPSYLPARKTLGMMQFFIGSLPEGYRWFLKLLGLPGSIAGGLSNLRAAAHQPNDFQTEAQIILALVEETYYKKPIEALQLVTRLSEQQPDNLLFNYLLISLNKKQHRTDAALAAYRARPGGTGYVPLPYLRHMAADLLLYQGQYATSRRENELFLKEFRGSHYRKDAYFKLYLAAWLSNDGRAADQYRRQIDAGGRTIVEEDNYAQRFYDDQQPLNRLLTRARLQIDGGYYREALVTLAGFHTTNTTSLRDQLEAPYRRARAWQGLSRLDSARLFFARTIALAGTAPYYFAPQSALQLGYLYQAEGQTSVAKTYFQKALSYPKHEYKNSTDTKAKLALAELK; encoded by the coding sequence ATGAAATTTCCCGCAGAGGTGCGCCAAAAATTTCGCAGCAGGATACCAAGGATAGCTGTCCTGCTGGCACTTTTCTTGGCGCACTGCAGCGAAACTCTGGGCGCACCTCTGCCAGAAGCCCTTCAGCCTGAGGGGGTTGCATTAAACGCCCTCACTCCTCGGCAGGCTCGCGCTTACGCTGAGGTGTTGAAAATGCGTCCTGATGCAGCTCGTGCCTTATTGCAAGAAACGGCTACCAACTCAGCCGGCACGCTCTTGGTCCAAGACTGTCTTAGCATCACGGAACTGATGGTTAGTCAAGACGCTAGCCGCTACAACGCCACTATCGAGGCGCAGGACCAGCGACTGGAAACGCTGGAAAAGGCCAGAGAGACCGGGGCGCTGCCGCAATATGCCCAGGCTGAAATCCGGCTGCACCAAGCGGCGGCGCAAGTAGCGTTTGGACACGAGGTACAAGGCGCTTGGAACTTACGGCAAGCCTACCAGCAGATGCAGGCCACTGTAAAGCGCTATCCATCTTACCTGCCAGCTCGCAAGACGCTGGGCATGATGCAGTTCTTTATCGGCTCACTACCAGAAGGGTACCGTTGGTTTTTGAAGCTACTTGGTTTGCCTGGCAGCATCGCAGGTGGTCTCAGCAACCTACGCGCCGCCGCCCATCAGCCCAACGACTTTCAAACGGAAGCCCAGATTATTTTGGCTCTGGTGGAAGAAACGTATTACAAAAAGCCCATCGAAGCGCTGCAACTCGTTACACGCCTAAGCGAGCAACAACCCGATAATCTTCTGTTTAACTACCTGCTCATCAGCCTCAACAAAAAGCAGCACCGAACCGATGCAGCGCTTGCTGCCTACCGCGCCCGCCCTGGGGGAACCGGCTACGTGCCGCTCCCTTATCTGCGTCACATGGCCGCCGACCTGCTACTCTATCAAGGTCAGTACGCTACCTCCCGCCGCGAAAACGAGCTTTTTTTAAAGGAGTTTCGGGGATCTCATTACCGAAAAGACGCCTACTTCAAGCTTTACCTCGCCGCTTGGCTCTCGAACGATGGCCGCGCCGCCGACCAGTACCGCCGGCAAATTGATGCCGGGGGCCGCACTATAGTAGAGGAAGACAACTATGCTCAGCGCTTCTACGATGACCAACAACCCCTAAACCGTCTGCTCACGCGCGCCCGGCTGCAAATCGATGGGGGCTACTATCGGGAGGCCCTCGTCACGCTGGCTGGTTTTCATACTACCAATACCACTTCCTTGCGCGACCAACTAGAGGCGCCTTACCGGCGTGCCCGCGCCTGGCAGGGTCTTAGCCGCCTGGATTCTGCTCGCTTGTTTTTCGCCCGCACTATTGCATTGGCGGGCACTGCTCCTTATTACTTCGCGCCGCAATCAGCCTTGCAGCTTGGCTATTTGTATCAGGCAGAAGGACAAACCAGTGTGGCCAAAACTTACTTTCAAAAAGCGCTGAGTTATCCCAAACACGAATACAAAAACAGCACCGACACCAAAGCCAAGCTAGCACTAGCGGAGTTGAAGTAG
- a CDS encoding anthranilate synthase component I family protein, translating to MYLRPVLSIPLTDLPSDFRARALHWGSAFPYCAYFEPNGLDYPAGAFNRILAVAAEASITPSTLTELRDWLRFAPATTPVCGFVTYDVKNEVEALTSNNFAELDWPHLHFFLPQTWLQWRADCVEIHGNTTGVLGAILAASVPSPTSARVPALHPRMPKQEYLKAVAAIREDILNGEVYELNLCQEFYAEQAQLHPVSVFLQLNEASPTPFAGFYRWHDHYLLCASPERFLAHHPPVLISQPIKGTIRRGATPAEDDQQRLTLLHDEKERAENLMIVDLVRNDLARVAKTGTVRVPELFGLYPFRHVWQMISTVEAELQPEADLVDVLRATFPMGSMTGAPKIRAMQLIEHYEYSRRGLYSGSIGYVWPTGEFEFNVVIRSLQYRADTGYLSFQVGSAITYDSVPEREYEECLLKAQAMLEVLGITGV from the coding sequence TTGTATCTTCGCCCTGTGTTATCTATTCCGCTTACTGATCTGCCTTCCGACTTTCGAGCCCGTGCCTTGCATTGGGGTAGTGCATTCCCATACTGCGCCTACTTCGAGCCCAATGGTTTAGATTATCCAGCCGGCGCCTTCAACCGCATTCTGGCGGTAGCCGCGGAAGCTTCTATTACGCCTAGCACCCTGACGGAACTACGAGACTGGCTGCGCTTCGCCCCCGCTACTACGCCGGTTTGTGGGTTTGTAACCTACGATGTCAAAAATGAAGTTGAAGCTTTGACCAGTAATAACTTCGCGGAGTTGGACTGGCCGCATCTGCATTTCTTTCTGCCTCAAACCTGGCTGCAGTGGCGCGCGGATTGCGTAGAGATTCATGGGAATACTACAGGAGTGCTAGGGGCTATTTTAGCCGCTTCAGTACCATCTCCAACGTCTGCCAGAGTTCCCGCTTTGCACCCACGGATGCCGAAACAAGAATATCTCAAAGCCGTGGCAGCCATTCGCGAGGATATTCTGAATGGCGAGGTGTATGAGTTGAATCTGTGCCAAGAGTTTTACGCCGAGCAGGCACAATTGCATCCCGTTTCTGTTTTTCTACAGCTCAACGAAGCGTCGCCCACTCCTTTTGCTGGTTTCTACCGTTGGCACGACCATTATCTGCTCTGCGCTTCACCTGAACGTTTTCTGGCGCATCATCCCCCGGTCCTCATTTCTCAACCCATTAAAGGCACCATCCGGCGCGGTGCTACGCCTGCTGAAGACGACCAGCAACGTCTAACCCTGTTGCACGACGAAAAGGAACGCGCCGAGAACCTAATGATAGTGGACCTGGTACGCAACGACCTCGCTCGCGTAGCAAAAACTGGCACGGTCCGCGTGCCCGAGTTGTTCGGACTTTATCCCTTCCGGCACGTCTGGCAAATGATATCGACGGTAGAGGCAGAATTACAACCGGAAGCAGACCTGGTCGATGTACTGCGCGCTACTTTCCCCATGGGCTCCATGACCGGGGCGCCGAAAATTCGGGCCATGCAACTTATCGAGCACTACGAATACAGTCGACGCGGCCTCTACAGCGGTAGCATCGGCTACGTGTGGCCCACCGGCGAGTTCGAGTTCAACGTGGTTATTCGCAGTCTGCAATACCGCGCTGATACTGGCTATTTGAGCTTCCAGGTCGGTTCCGCCATTACTTATGATTCCGTGCCGGAGCGCGAATACGAAGAGTGTCTTCTTAAAGCCCAGGCCATGCTAGAAGTGTTAGGCATTACGGGAGTGTGA
- the miaB gene encoding tRNA (N6-isopentenyl adenosine(37)-C2)-methylthiotransferase MiaB produces MSQPLITLDFLDTLPTPTPDATTHEDSPSGAVRVSPATETGRKRKLYIESYGCQMNFSDSEIVSSILFEEGFDTTEQLEGADLVLLNTCSIREKAEQTVRMRLSQINGHKKRNPGLLVGVLGCMAERLKSKFLEEEKLVDLVVGPDAYRDLPQLIQQVDGGQKAVNVLLSREETYADITPVRLNSNGITAFISIMRGCDNMCSFCVVPFTRGRERSRDAHSIIREAQDLVAAGYKEVTLLGQNVDSYKWASEDGTEHVNFAQLLERVALVSPNLRVRFSTSHPKDITDEVLHTMARHDNICKYIHLPAQSGNSRVLALMNRTYDRPWYEERVQAIRRILGEDCAISTDMISGFCSETEEEHQDTLSLMEFVHYDMAYMFFYSERPGTLAARKLEDDVPLPVKKRRLQEVIDLQQQHSRLRNQLAVGKVHRVLVENFSKRSADHLSGRNSQNQVVIFPKKHYQKGDYVDVLVHSGSASTLLGEAV; encoded by the coding sequence ATGTCTCAACCGCTGATTACTTTAGATTTTCTCGATACCCTGCCCACTCCCACCCCGGACGCCACTACGCACGAGGATAGCCCATCGGGTGCCGTGCGCGTGAGTCCGGCCACCGAAACAGGCCGCAAACGCAAGCTCTACATTGAGAGCTACGGTTGCCAAATGAATTTTTCCGACTCCGAAATCGTGTCTAGCATCCTGTTTGAGGAAGGCTTTGACACGACCGAACAACTAGAAGGCGCTGATTTAGTGCTGCTTAATACCTGCTCGATCCGTGAGAAGGCCGAGCAGACGGTGCGTATGCGCCTCTCGCAGATCAACGGCCACAAGAAGCGCAATCCAGGCTTGCTCGTGGGTGTGCTTGGCTGCATGGCCGAGCGCCTGAAAAGCAAATTCCTGGAAGAAGAAAAGCTGGTGGACCTGGTAGTTGGTCCCGACGCATACCGCGACTTGCCGCAACTTATTCAGCAGGTAGACGGTGGGCAAAAGGCCGTGAACGTGCTGCTAAGCCGCGAAGAAACCTACGCCGATATTACGCCCGTTCGTCTTAACTCCAACGGCATCACGGCCTTCATTAGCATAATGCGCGGCTGCGACAATATGTGCTCGTTCTGCGTGGTACCCTTCACGCGGGGCCGCGAGCGGAGCCGCGACGCACACAGCATTATCCGCGAGGCCCAAGACTTAGTAGCCGCTGGCTATAAAGAAGTTACGTTACTGGGCCAGAACGTTGATTCCTACAAATGGGCTTCGGAAGATGGTACCGAGCACGTCAATTTCGCGCAGCTTTTGGAGCGTGTGGCACTGGTTAGCCCGAACCTGCGGGTGCGCTTCTCTACTTCGCACCCCAAAGACATAACCGACGAGGTGCTGCACACCATGGCGCGCCACGACAACATCTGCAAGTACATTCACCTCCCGGCTCAAAGCGGCAACTCCCGTGTTTTGGCCCTGATGAACCGCACCTACGACCGGCCTTGGTACGAGGAAAGGGTGCAGGCCATCCGTCGCATATTGGGCGAAGACTGCGCCATCTCCACCGACATGATTTCGGGCTTCTGCTCGGAAACTGAGGAAGAGCACCAAGACACGCTGAGCCTCATGGAGTTCGTGCATTATGACATGGCTTACATGTTCTTCTACTCCGAGCGCCCCGGCACGTTGGCCGCCCGTAAGCTGGAAGATGACGTGCCGCTGCCAGTTAAAAAGCGCCGCCTCCAGGAGGTTATCGACCTACAGCAGCAGCACAGTCGTCTGCGCAACCAATTGGCCGTTGGTAAGGTGCACCGGGTATTAGTTGAAAACTTCTCGAAACGATCTGCCGACCATTTAAGTGGCCGTAATAGCCAAAATCAGGTAGTTATCTTTCCTAAGAAGCACTACCAGAAGGGCGACTATGTAGACGTATTAGTTCATAGCGGCAGTGCTAGTACACTACTAGGGGAAGCTGTGTAA
- a CDS encoding type II toxin-antitoxin system HicB family antitoxin, with product MSGSGLLIWQLFILLFFGGIMFLVIRLLIIKNFPRKKQQIDATWIGIPPYPIGIFWRAENARFVAEVPDLPGCVAEGATQAEALANAALVVAEWLSTARKLNRAIPEPRPRLRYV from the coding sequence ATGAGCGGTTCGGGATTACTGATTTGGCAGCTATTTATTTTGCTGTTCTTTGGAGGTATTATGTTTCTGGTGATACGCTTACTGATCATCAAGAATTTCCCTCGGAAAAAACAGCAGATTGATGCAACCTGGATCGGCATCCCTCCTTACCCTATAGGAATATTCTGGCGTGCCGAAAACGCTCGGTTTGTAGCCGAAGTACCTGATCTTCCTGGCTGCGTTGCTGAGGGGGCAACGCAAGCAGAAGCGCTGGCTAATGCCGCCTTAGTTGTGGCGGAATGGCTCAGCACTGCGCGGAAACTTAACCGCGCAATACCTGAACCCCGGCCTCGTTTGCGCTACGTTTAA
- a CDS encoding sigma-54 interaction domain-containing protein: MTPSEIQSIKQRFGIIGNAPTLNYAIQVAVQVAPTDMTVLITGESGSGKESFSKIIHALSPRKHGQFIAINCGAIPEGTIDSELFGHEKGSFTGAQEARKGYFEVTNGGTIFLDEIGEMPLGTQARLLRVLENGEFIRVGSSKVQKTDVRVVAATNVNLLDAVREGRFREDLYYRLNTVPIIVPPLRERGDDIYLLFRKFATDFADRYRVKPVSLTPDAVQDLQRFRFPGNIRQLKNVAEQMSVLETDREVDARRLRQYLPADQSSRLPMLLHAAGAATDGAGNTYSERDLLYKVLFDMRRDMTDLKKLVLDMAAGQRPQEAQEMLRQNSHLFTNLGPAPYDAGPRPLRSPSPDGGPTEYILAPNNVDDATDYEEEAHRVEDIPHETEEETLSLEAKEKEMIMKALKKHHNKRKYAAHDLGISERTLYRKLKQYDLEQA, from the coding sequence TTGACTCCTTCAGAAATACAAAGTATAAAACAGCGTTTCGGCATAATTGGCAATGCCCCTACGCTGAACTACGCCATACAAGTGGCGGTTCAGGTGGCGCCTACCGATATGACGGTGCTGATTACCGGTGAGAGCGGCTCCGGCAAGGAGTCGTTTTCCAAGATCATTCATGCCTTGTCGCCGCGCAAGCACGGGCAGTTCATTGCTATCAACTGCGGTGCCATTCCTGAGGGCACTATCGACTCCGAATTATTTGGCCACGAGAAAGGCTCGTTTACGGGGGCGCAAGAGGCCCGCAAAGGCTACTTCGAGGTAACGAATGGCGGCACTATCTTTCTAGATGAAATTGGGGAGATGCCGCTTGGCACGCAGGCCCGTTTGCTGCGGGTACTTGAAAACGGCGAGTTCATCCGCGTCGGCTCTAGCAAAGTGCAGAAAACCGATGTGCGCGTAGTGGCGGCTACCAACGTGAATTTGTTGGACGCCGTGCGCGAAGGACGCTTCCGCGAAGACCTGTATTATCGTCTGAATACAGTACCTATCATCGTTCCACCACTGCGTGAACGAGGCGATGATATCTATTTATTATTCAGAAAGTTCGCAACCGACTTCGCTGACCGTTACCGGGTAAAACCGGTGTCATTGACGCCGGACGCTGTGCAGGATTTACAGCGGTTTCGGTTTCCCGGTAACATCCGCCAACTCAAGAATGTGGCCGAGCAAATGTCGGTGCTAGAAACCGACCGGGAAGTGGATGCACGCCGCCTGCGCCAATACCTGCCCGCCGACCAAAGCAGCCGTTTGCCCATGCTGCTCCACGCAGCTGGCGCGGCCACTGACGGAGCGGGCAATACTTACTCGGAGCGGGACTTACTTTACAAGGTGCTCTTTGACATGCGGCGCGACATGACTGACCTCAAGAAGTTGGTCCTTGATATGGCCGCCGGCCAGCGTCCGCAGGAAGCCCAAGAAATGCTGCGCCAGAATAGCCACCTGTTCACTAATCTAGGCCCTGCCCCTTACGATGCCGGCCCGCGGCCCCTACGGTCACCATCACCCGACGGCGGTCCGACAGAATATATTCTTGCTCCCAACAACGTAGACGACGCCACCGATTACGAGGAAGAAGCTCATCGGGTGGAGGATATTCCGCACGAGACCGAAGAAGAAACTCTTTCGCTGGAAGCCAAGGAGAAAGAAATGATAATGAAGGCGCTGAAAAAGCACCACAACAAACGCAAATACGCCGCCCACGACCTCGGCATTTCCGAACGCACACTTTATCGCAAACTCAAGCAATATGACCTGGAACAAGCGTAA
- the lptE gene encoding LPS assembly lipoprotein LptE, whose amino-acid sequence MTWNKRNWLASPLTWMLSCSLILTLALTGCSVYSFSGTNIDPAVKTISIATFQNTSNNGPSYLPQRFTEDFKDYFQRNTTIKQVPRDGDLQFEGEIIAFDYAPAAIQQQNGQDQAGVNRLTMQVRIKFTNTKDPKQDFEQTFQSNRDFPATQDIARINNDPTAVRTITQNIITDAFNKSVANW is encoded by the coding sequence ATGACCTGGAACAAGCGTAATTGGCTGGCATCCCCACTGACTTGGATGCTAAGTTGCTCGCTGATTCTCACTCTAGCGCTGACCGGTTGTTCCGTTTACTCGTTTAGTGGCACCAACATCGATCCGGCCGTAAAGACGATTTCGATTGCCACTTTTCAGAACACGTCCAACAACGGCCCTTCCTATCTGCCACAACGGTTCACCGAGGATTTCAAAGATTATTTTCAACGCAACACGACCATCAAACAAGTGCCTCGCGACGGAGACTTGCAGTTTGAGGGCGAGATAATTGCCTTTGATTATGCGCCAGCGGCAATCCAACAGCAGAACGGCCAAGACCAAGCCGGGGTGAACCGCCTCACGATGCAGGTACGCATCAAGTTCACGAACACCAAAGACCCCAAACAGGACTTCGAGCAAACCTTCCAAAGCAACCGCGACTTTCCGGCCACGCAAGATATTGCACGCATCAACAATGACCCAACTGCGGTACGCACCATCACGCAAAACATAATCACTGACGCTTTCAACAAGTCGGTAGCCAACTGGTGA
- the secG gene encoding preprotein translocase subunit SecG translates to MYAALIVIILIVCFFLAIVVLAQNPKGGGLSSQFGSGGAANLMGVKRTGDLLERLTWGFAIGLMVLTLGTHVISGTSAGVGPVRSVNQRKALETRLPATPAPAVPGAAAPGGAAVPSGTTTPATTQPSSAPATTPAR, encoded by the coding sequence ATGTACGCTGCACTCATAGTTATTATTCTTATCGTCTGCTTCTTTCTGGCCATTGTAGTGCTGGCTCAGAATCCCAAAGGCGGTGGATTGTCAAGCCAATTTGGCTCGGGTGGCGCTGCCAACCTAATGGGCGTAAAGCGCACCGGCGACCTGCTGGAGCGTTTGACGTGGGGTTTCGCTATCGGTCTTATGGTCCTGACGCTAGGCACGCACGTAATCAGCGGCACCTCGGCTGGTGTGGGCCCAGTACGCAGCGTTAACCAGCGTAAGGCGCTTGAAACTCGTTTGCCCGCAACTCCGGCACCCGCAGTTCCGGGTGCAGCAGCACCTGGTGGCGCGGCAGTTCCAAGTGGTACCACTACGCCTGCCACAACGCAGCCTTCCTCGGCCCCTGCTACTACTCCAGCACGGTAG
- the groES gene encoding co-chaperone GroES, with product MSLSMKPLADRVIIAPAAAEEKTKSGIIIPDTAKEKPQRGEVVAVGEGKVADSGTTIQPQVKVGDQVLYGKYAGTEITIDGQDYLIMRESDIFAVI from the coding sequence ATGTCGCTTAGCATGAAACCGCTGGCTGACCGCGTTATTATCGCGCCTGCCGCCGCCGAGGAGAAAACCAAGTCGGGCATCATCATTCCCGATACGGCCAAGGAGAAGCCACAGCGCGGCGAAGTAGTAGCCGTAGGCGAAGGCAAAGTGGCCGATAGCGGCACCACTATCCAGCCTCAAGTAAAAGTGGGCGACCAAGTGCTCTACGGCAAGTATGCCGGCACCGAAATCACCATCGATGGCCAAGACTACCTCATCATGCGGGAGTCGGATATCTTCGCCGTAATCTAA
- the groL gene encoding chaperonin GroEL (60 kDa chaperone family; promotes refolding of misfolded polypeptides especially under stressful conditions; forms two stacked rings of heptamers to form a barrel-shaped 14mer; ends can be capped by GroES; misfolded proteins enter the barrel where they are refolded when GroES binds) gives MAKNIQFDTDGRDKLKRGVDKLANAVKVTLGPKGRNVVIDKKFGAPTITKDGVTVAKEIELSDAIENMGAQLVKEVASKTADQAGDGTTTATVLAQAIYAAGSKNVAAGANPMDLKRGIDKAVQAVVANLKAQSKKIENSSEIAQVGAISANNDMEIGQMIADAMDKVGKEGVITVEEARGTETEVKTVEGMQFDRGYLSPYFVTNPEKMEVELDSPYILIYDKKVSTMKELLPVLEQVVQTGKPLVIISEDVDGEALATLVVNKLRGSLKIAAVKAPGFGDRRKAMLEDIAVLTGGTVISEERGYKLDSATLDYLGTAEKIIIDKDNTTIVNGKGEKDGITSRINQIKAQIETTTSDYDKEKLQERLAKLSGGVAILYIGASTEVEMKEKKDRVDDALHATRAAVEEGVVPGGGVAFVRALESLEAVNTHNLDERTGVNIIRTALEAPLRTIVANAGGEGSVVVQKVRDGKGDFGYNAREDRYENLMAAGILDPTKVARLALENAASIAGLLLTTECVISDEPEAEKEHSHAGAPGGMGGMGGMM, from the coding sequence ATGGCTAAGAACATCCAATTCGATACCGACGGCCGCGACAAACTGAAGCGCGGTGTAGATAAACTGGCTAACGCCGTAAAGGTGACCCTGGGTCCGAAAGGCCGCAACGTGGTTATCGACAAGAAATTCGGTGCGCCGACCATCACCAAAGACGGTGTAACGGTGGCCAAAGAAATTGAGCTAAGCGACGCCATCGAGAACATGGGCGCTCAGTTGGTTAAAGAAGTAGCTTCTAAAACTGCTGATCAAGCAGGTGACGGTACCACGACGGCTACCGTACTGGCCCAGGCTATCTACGCTGCTGGTTCCAAGAACGTAGCGGCTGGTGCAAACCCAATGGACCTGAAGCGTGGCATCGACAAGGCTGTACAAGCCGTAGTTGCCAACCTGAAGGCGCAGTCGAAGAAGATTGAAAACTCTTCGGAAATTGCTCAAGTAGGTGCCATTTCGGCCAACAACGACATGGAAATCGGCCAGATGATTGCCGATGCTATGGACAAAGTAGGCAAAGAAGGCGTTATCACGGTAGAAGAAGCTCGCGGCACTGAAACCGAAGTGAAAACGGTAGAAGGCATGCAGTTCGATCGTGGCTACCTCTCCCCTTACTTCGTAACCAACCCAGAGAAGATGGAAGTTGAGCTCGACTCGCCTTACATCCTTATCTACGACAAGAAGGTGAGCACCATGAAGGAGTTGCTGCCCGTGCTCGAGCAAGTTGTTCAGACTGGCAAGCCCTTGGTTATCATCTCCGAAGACGTTGATGGTGAAGCCCTTGCTACCTTGGTAGTAAACAAACTCCGTGGTTCGCTGAAGATTGCCGCTGTAAAAGCTCCTGGCTTCGGCGACCGTCGCAAGGCCATGCTGGAAGACATTGCAGTCCTGACGGGCGGCACGGTTATTTCCGAAGAGCGCGGCTACAAACTCGACAGCGCTACCCTCGACTACTTGGGTACGGCCGAGAAAATCATCATTGACAAAGACAACACGACGATTGTCAATGGCAAGGGGGAGAAAGACGGCATCACCAGCCGCATCAACCAAATCAAAGCCCAAATCGAAACTACTACTTCCGACTACGACAAGGAGAAGCTGCAAGAGCGCCTTGCCAAACTGTCGGGCGGTGTAGCCATTCTCTACATCGGTGCTTCTACCGAGGTGGAGATGAAAGAGAAGAAAGACCGTGTTGACGATGCTCTGCACGCTACCCGCGCCGCCGTTGAGGAAGGCGTAGTACCAGGTGGTGGCGTTGCTTTCGTGCGTGCCCTAGAGTCGCTGGAAGCCGTTAATACTCATAATCTCGACGAGCGCACTGGTGTAAACATCATTCGCACGGCCCTCGAAGCTCCTCTGCGTACTATCGTGGCCAATGCTGGTGGCGAAGGTTCGGTGGTGGTGCAGAAAGTGCGCGATGGCAAAGGTGACTTCGGTTACAACGCCCGTGAAGATCGTTACGAAAACTTGATGGCGGCCGGTATCCTCGACCCCACCAAGGTAGCGCGCTTGGCCCTGGAAAATGCCGCTTCGATTGCTGGCCTGCTCCTGACCACGGAATGCGTAATCTCTGACGAGCCAGAAGCCGAGAAAGAGCACAGCCATGCTGGTGCTCCCGGTGGAATGGGCGGCATGGGCGGCATGATGTAA